In Pseudorca crassidens isolate mPseCra1 chromosome 13, mPseCra1.hap1, whole genome shotgun sequence, the following proteins share a genomic window:
- the LOC137205085 gene encoding LOW QUALITY PROTEIN: involucrin-like (The sequence of the model RefSeq protein was modified relative to this genomic sequence to represent the inferred CDS: substituted 1 base at 1 genomic stop codon) has protein sequence MHVLSPSAESEREPAGWGHSREETDQLALGGASHGKWSVLSCEPPTWREKERQQSKGGQGEACVLAEDPARWGVLEEGPGRWGVLEEDAGRWGVLEEDLGRWGVLEEDAGRWGVLEEDAGRWGVLQEDPGRWGVLQEDLGRWGVLEEDARRWGVLEENPGRWGVLQEDPGRWGVLEEDAGRWGVLDEDAGRWGVLEEDAGRWGVLQEDPGRWGVLEEDAGRWGVLDEDAGRWGVLEEDAGRWGVLQEDPGRWGVLEEDAGRWGVLQEGPGRWGVLQEGPGRWGVLEEDPGRWGVLEEDAGRWGVLEEDPGRWGVLQEDPGRWGVLQEDPGRWGVLEEDAGRWGVLEEDAGRWGVLEDDAGRWGVLQEDPGRWGVLEEDAGRWGVLEEDAGRWGVLQEDPGRWGVLQEDPGRWGVLEEDSGRWGVLEEDAGRWGVLEEDPGRWGVLEEDSGRWGVLEEDLGRWGVLQEGPGRWGVLEEDPGRWGVLEEDAGRWGVLEEDAGRWGVLEEGAGRWRVLEEGAGRWRVLEEGAGRXGVLDEDAGRWGVLDEDAGRWGVLDEDAGRWGVLDEDAGRWRVLEEDPGRWRTTEEEEDTRRRLLRDLAFREMAGSETSCLHLRVQAAT, from the exons ATGCACGTCCTGAGCCCCTCAGCTGAGTCTGAGCGGGAGCCTGCCGGGTGGGGTCACAGCAGGGAGGAGACAGACCAGCTGGCTCTCGGGGGTGCCTCCCACGGTAAGTGGTCAGTGCTCAGCTGTGAGCCTCCTacctggagagagaaggaaagacagCAGAGcaagggagggcagggagaggcctgTGTGCTAGCGGAGGACCCTGCAAGGTGGGGAGTCTTGGAGGAGggccctgggaggtggggagtcttGGAGGAGGacgctgggag gtggggagtcttGGAGGAGGACCTTGGGAGGTGGGGAGTCTTGGAGGAGGacgctgggaggtggggagtcttGGAGGAGGacgctgggaggtggggagtcttGCAGGAGGacccagggaggtggggagtcttGCAGGAGGACCTTGGGAGGTGGGGAGTCTTGGAGGAGGACGCTAGGAGGTGGGGAGTCTTGGAGGAGaaccctgggaggtggggagtcttGCAGGAGGacccagggaggtggggagtcttGGAGGAGGacgctgggaggtggggagtcttGGACGAGGacgctgggaggtggggagtcttGGAGGAGGacgctgggaggtggggagtcttGCAGGAGGacccagggaggtggggagtcttGGAGGAGGacgctgggaggtggggagtcttGGACGAGGacgctgggaggtggggagtcttGGAGGAGGacgctgggaggtggggagtcttGCAGGAGGacccagggaggtggggagtcttGGAGGAGGacgctgggaggtggggagtcttGCAGGAGggcccagggaggtggggagtcttGCAGGAGggccctgggaggtggggagtcttGGAGGAGgaccctgggaggtggggagtcttGGAGGAGGacgctgggaggtggggagtcttGGAGGAGGACCCCGGGAGGTGGGGAGTCTTGCAGGAGGacccagggaggtggggagtcttGCAGGAGGacccagggaggtggggagtcttGGAGGAGGacgctgggaggtggggagtcttGGAGGAGGacgctgggaggtggggagtcttGGAGGACGacgctgggaggtggggagtcttGCAGGAGGacccagggaggtggggagtcttGGAGGAGGacgctgggaggtggggagtcttGGAGGAGGacgctgggaggtggggagtcttGCAGGAGGacccagggaggtggggagtcttGCAGGAGGacccagggaggtggggagtcttGGAGGAGgactctgggaggtggggagtcttGGAGGAGGacgctgggaggtggggagtcttGGAGGAGGacccagggaggtggggagtcttGGAGGAGgactctgggaggtggggagtcttGGAGGAGGACCTAGGGAGGTGGGGAGTCTTGCAGGAGggccctgggaggtggggagtcttGGAGGAGGacccagggaggtggggagtcttGGAGGAGGacgctgggaggtggggagtcttGGAGGAGGacgctgggaggtggggagtcttGGAGGAGGGCGCTGGGAGGTGGAGAGTCTTGGAGGAGGGCGCTGGGAGGTGGAGAGTCTTGGAGGAGGGCGCTGGGAGGTGAGGAGTCTTGGACGAGGacgctgggaggtggggagtcttGGACGAGGACGCTGGGAGATGGGGAGTCTTGGATGAGGacgctgggaggtggggagtcttGGATGAGGATGCTGGGAGGTGGAGAGTCTTGGAGGAGGACCCTGGGAGGTGGAGAACCACGGAGGAAGAGGAAGACACGAGGCGTCGCCTGCTTCGTGACCTGGCATTTAGAGAAATGGCAGGATCTGAAACCTCATGTCTGCACCTGAGGGTGCAGGCAGCAACTTGA